Within Candidatus Margulisiibacteriota bacterium, the genomic segment CTATTCGCCTTTCGGGCCGAACAAAGATTTATTGATCGGCCGCCAGCATTATATTCTTGATCAAATGGCGCTACAGGGTTACATCAGCCAAGACGAGGCCGAGGCGGCCAAAATTGCAGAACTTACTTTCAAAAAACCGACCGAGCAGATGCTGGCGCCGCATTTTGTGATGTATGTGAAAGAGCTCGCCTCGGAAAAATATGGCGATAAGCTGGTGGAGTCGGGCGGACTCTCCATCATCACTACCCTGGATTACGACAAACAAAAAATCGCCGAAGAGGTAATCACCGAGCATGCGGCAAAAAACGAAGAAAAATATCAGGCGACCAACGCCGCCTTGGTCTCCCTTGATCCGAAGACGGGACAGATCCTGGCCATGGTCGGCTCCAAGGACTATTGGAGCGACAAAATTGACGGCCAATACAACGTAGTAACCGCTTCGCGCCAACCCGGCTCTTCCTTCAAGCCGGTTGTTTACACGGCCGCCTTTATCAAGGGCTACACGCCAGACACCGTGCTTTATGATGTCGTCACTAATTTTTCCACCGATCCGGCAAAAAAATATGAGCCGCATGACTATGATTTGGGCGAACGAGGCCCAGTTACTATTAAGAAGGCGCTGGCCGGCTCCTTAAATATCCCGGCGGTCAAGGCGATTTATCTGACCGGCATAAATAACGTTTTAGATCTGGCCGACAAGCTCGGCTACACGACTTTAAAAGCACGCGATCGCTTCGGCTTGTCGCTCGTCTTGGGCGGCGGCGAGGTGAGGCTCCTGGAACATGCCAATGCTTTTTCCGCCTTCGCCCGTGAAGGCAAGCTTCATCCGACCAGCGCGATTTTAAAAATTGAAGACCAGGACGGTAAAACGCTGGAAGAATACCAAGAGCAGGAAGAAACAGTATTGGAACCGCAAATCGCCCGCCTGACCACCAGCATCCTGTCCGACAACTCCGCCCGCGCCTACATTTTTGGCGAAAAAAACTATCTCACCCTGCCCGGCCGTCCGGTGGCCGCCAAAACCGGCACCACCAACGACTATAAAGACGCCTGGACCATCGGCTTTACGCCATCGCTCGTGACCGGCGTCTGGGTGGGCAACAACGACTTCACCTCCATGAAAAGGGGCGCGGACGGCTCCGTGGTGGCAGCGCCAATCTGGCGCGATTATATGGCCAGAGCGCTCGCCAACTCGTCGGTTGAATCTTTCACCGCGCCCGAGCCGATTATTACCGGCAAACCGGTGCTTGACGGCGACACCTCGGGTGGGCGACTTGTTAAAATTGACCGCGCCTCAGGCCTTATAGCCACTGACCTGACCCCGCCCTCGTTTATTGAAGAAAAATTATTTTCCGCCCCGCACGATATTCTATATTATATCAACAAAGACGACCCGCGCGGCCCGGCACCAACCAACCCAGCTGACGATCCGCAATTCGCTCTGTGGGAAAATGCCGTTGCGGGCTGGCTGAAAAAACACGGCTCCAGCACCTCCGCCACCGGCACCCCGCCCACCGCATACGACAATGTCCACAAAAAAGAAAATCAGCCGACCTTCACCATCGAAGAACCGCTGGCCAGCCAAGCCGTCAACGAA encodes:
- a CDS encoding PBP1A family penicillin-binding protein encodes the protein DLPDPNKLMERQVAQSTKIYDRTGKVVLYEVHGDEKRTLVPLSDIPLTVRNATIAIEDKDFYKHGGFSLWAIFRTVVMNVLRQQKAGGSTLTQQFIKNAVLSNEKTITRKIKELILAYQLEKKFSKDEVLQLYLNEIPYGSTAYGVEAASQKYFGKNIKDISLAEAAILAALPQAPSRYSPFGPNKDLLIGRQHYILDQMALQGYISQDEAEAAKIAELTFKKPTEQMLAPHFVMYVKELASEKYGDKLVESGGLSIITTLDYDKQKIAEEVITEHAAKNEEKYQATNAALVSLDPKTGQILAMVGSKDYWSDKIDGQYNVVTASRQPGSSFKPVVYTAAFIKGYTPDTVLYDVVTNFSTDPAKKYEPHDYDLGERGPVTIKKALAGSLNIPAVKAIYLTGINNVLDLADKLGYTTLKARDRFGLSLVLGGGEVRLLEHANAFSAFAREGKLHPTSAILKIEDQDGKTLEEYQEQEETVLEPQIARLTTSILSDNSARAYIFGEKNYLTLPGRPVAAKTGTTNDYKDAWTIGFTPSLVTGVWVGNNDFTSMKRGADGSVVAAPIWRDYMARALANSSVESFTAPEPIITGKPVLDGDTSGGRLVKIDRASGLIATDLTPPSFIEEKLFSAPHDILYYINKDDPRGPAPTNPADDPQFALWENAVAGWLKKHGSSTSATGTPPTAYDNVHKKENQPTFTIEEPLASQAVNENLIVRINGSAPRGLGRVEYYLDGNLYFVNSSYPFGMEKNLSFLTGGYHDLTVRVCDDVDNCSEQKISFNLQSSRVGSTDEPINFSLTQPTNGLAVNKIDFPLELKFEIFSQPRLAKIVVYYRAGTSTDSAVAATIAPIEGVTANGYWKKTPPKGQITFWAEAFDWYGHTAKTEERSLTVQ